Proteins encoded in a region of the Drosophila teissieri strain GT53w unplaced genomic scaffold, Prin_Dtei_1.1 Segkk84_quiver_pilon_scaf, whole genome shotgun sequence genome:
- the LOC122625830 gene encoding uncharacterized protein LOC122625830, producing MSEKESSNKKELPVILNGQFFKPDGKCVLCVNKTIKFDENSTGNLHKHLKRVHPNSYASYEAMKSKVAKKEENKLSEPKQANFFCFQSSSQLNNKICDYIIAEMLLNCKFELEVLAYLNDLDKNVTSLHKYKRNLNVFLKFNTVLPSSAPVERIFSCGGQILTPKRNRLGDHVFETLVMLKKTIN from the exons ATGTCCGAAAAGGAAAGCTCCAATAAAAAGGAACTACCTGTTATTTTAAATGGCCAATTTTTTAAGCCAGATGGCAAATGTGTATTGTgtgtaaataaaactattaaattCGACGAAAATTCAACTGGAAATTTACACAAACATCTTAAG AGGGTGCATCCAAACAGCTACGCGTCATATGAGGCCATGAAatcaaaagtggcaaaaaaggAAGAGAATAAATTATCAGAGCCTAAGCAAGCAAATTTCTTCTGTTTCCAAAGTTCAAGCCag ctaaacaacaaaatttgcGACTATATTATCGCTGAAATGCTGCTGAACTGTAAATTTGAATTGGAAGTTTTAGCCTACTTAAACGATCTCGACAAAAATGTCACTTCTTTGCATAAATATAAGCGAAAtcttaatgtatttttaaagtttaacaCTGTCCTTCCCAGCTCTGCTCCCGTTGAAAGAATTTTTAGTTGCGGGGGTCAAATACTAACTCCAAAAAGAAATAGGCTGGGAGATCACGTATTCGAAACCTTAGTTATGCTTaaaaaaaccattaattaa